In Nyctibius grandis isolate bNycGra1 chromosome 6, bNycGra1.pri, whole genome shotgun sequence, a single genomic region encodes these proteins:
- the PURG gene encoding purine-rich element-binding protein gamma isoform X1, which yields MERGRGGGGRNLGGSGLHRSIYSQSQQQYHYPASSQGSCMEIQELASKRVDIQKKRFYLDVKQSSRGRFLKIAEVWIGRGRQDNIRKSKLTLSLSVAAELKDCLGDFIEHYAHLGLKGHRHEHSNGKEQHPRRRQQHPPPSPPVSVGSEEHPHSVLKTEYIERDNRKYYLDLKENQRGRFLRIRQTMSRGPGMMGYFGHSLGQEQTIVLPAQGMIEFRDALVQLIEEYGEGDIEDRRGGGDEPPELPEGTSFRVDNKRFYFDAGSNRYGIFLKVSEVRPPYRNTITVPYKAWTRFGENFIKYEEEMRRIYNSHKEKRMDARGDSGEEQEGLE from the coding sequence atggaaagagggagaggaggaggaggaaggaaccTGGGAGGCTCTGGCCTGCACAGGAGCATTTATTCCCAGTCCCAGCAGCAGTACCATTACCCGGCCTCCTCCCAGGGGAGCTGCATGGAGATCCAGGAGCTGGCCTCCAAGAGGGTGGACATCCAGAAAAAGCGATTTTATCTGGATGTGAAACAGAGCTCCCGAGGCCGCTTCCTGAAGATCGCCGAGGTCTGGATAGGAAGAGGCAGGCAGGACAACATCAGGAAAAGCAAGCTGACCCTCTCCTTGTCCGTGGCCGCCGAGCTGAAGGACTGCTTGGGGGACTTCATCGAGCACTACGCCCACCTGGGCCTGAAAGGTCACCGGCACGAGCACAGCAATGGCAAAGAGCAGCATCCCCGGAGGCGACAGCAGCACCCGCCACCGTCGCCTCCGGTGTCTGTCGGCTCCGAAGAGCACCCTCACAGCGTCCTCAAAACGGAGTACATCGAGAGGGACAACAGGAAGTATTACCTGGACCTGAAGGAGAACCAGCGGGGCCGCTTCTTGCGGATTAGACAAACCATGAGTAGGGGACCTGGCATGATGGGGTATTTTGGCCACAGCTTGGGACAGGAGCAGACGATCGTCCTTCCAGCGCAAGGGATGATTGAGTTCAGGGATGCTTTGGTCCAGCTGATCGAAGAGTACGGCGAGGGGGATATAGAGGATCGGCGGGGGGGAGGTGATGAGCCGCCGGAGCTCCCCGAGGGCACCTCCTTCCGAGTGGACAACAAGCGCTTCTACTTCGACGCGGGATCCAACAGGTATGGCATTTTCCTCAAGGTAAGTGAGGTGAGGCCGCCCTACCGTAACACCATCACGGTTCCGTACAAAGCGTGGACACggtttggggaaaattttatcAAGTACGAAGAAGAGATGAGGAGAATTTACAACagccataaagaaaaaagaatggatGCCAGAGGGGACAGTGGTGAAGAGCAAGAGGGTCTCGAATAG
- the PURG gene encoding purine-rich element-binding protein gamma isoform X2 has translation MERGRGGGGRNLGGSGLHRSIYSQSQQQYHYPASSQGSCMEIQELASKRVDIQKKRFYLDVKQSSRGRFLKIAEVWIGRGRQDNIRKSKLTLSLSVAAELKDCLGDFIEHYAHLGLKGHRHEHSNGKEQHPRRRQQHPPPSPPVSVGSEEHPHSVLKTEYIERDNRKYYLDLKENQRGRFLRIRQTMSRGPGMMGYFGHSLGQEQTIVLPAQGMIEFRDALVQLIEEYGEGDIEDRRGGGDEPPELPEGTSFRVDNKRFYFDAGSNRCSFLPLGVGISSFGKVTVSVFSRTAHVRPQCKASHSTSRFGRTLLGGKKSSCRDF, from the exons atggaaagagggagaggaggaggaggaaggaaccTGGGAGGCTCTGGCCTGCACAGGAGCATTTATTCCCAGTCCCAGCAGCAGTACCATTACCCGGCCTCCTCCCAGGGGAGCTGCATGGAGATCCAGGAGCTGGCCTCCAAGAGGGTGGACATCCAGAAAAAGCGATTTTATCTGGATGTGAAACAGAGCTCCCGAGGCCGCTTCCTGAAGATCGCCGAGGTCTGGATAGGAAGAGGCAGGCAGGACAACATCAGGAAAAGCAAGCTGACCCTCTCCTTGTCCGTGGCCGCCGAGCTGAAGGACTGCTTGGGGGACTTCATCGAGCACTACGCCCACCTGGGCCTGAAAGGTCACCGGCACGAGCACAGCAATGGCAAAGAGCAGCATCCCCGGAGGCGACAGCAGCACCCGCCACCGTCGCCTCCGGTGTCTGTCGGCTCCGAAGAGCACCCTCACAGCGTCCTCAAAACGGAGTACATCGAGAGGGACAACAGGAAGTATTACCTGGACCTGAAGGAGAACCAGCGGGGCCGCTTCTTGCGGATTAGACAAACCATGAGTAGGGGACCTGGCATGATGGGGTATTTTGGCCACAGCTTGGGACAGGAGCAGACGATCGTCCTTCCAGCGCAAGGGATGATTGAGTTCAGGGATGCTTTGGTCCAGCTGATCGAAGAGTACGGCGAGGGGGATATAGAGGATCGGCGGGGGGGAGGTGATGAGCCGCCGGAGCTCCCCGAGGGCACCTCCTTCCGAGTGGACAACAAGCGCTTCTACTTCGACGCGGGATCCAACAG GTGTAGTTTTTTGCCCCTCGGAGTTGGTATCTCGTCCTTCGGGAAGGTCACAGTAAGCGTTTTCTCCCGCACGGCACACGTGAGGCCCCAATGCAAAGCCTCGCACAGCACCTCTCGCTTTGGAAGGACCCTtttaggtggaaaaaaaagctcttgtAGGGATTTttag
- the PURG gene encoding purine-rich element-binding protein gamma isoform X3, with protein MERGRGGGGRNLGGSGLHRSIYSQSQQQYHYPASSQGSCMEIQELASKRVDIQKKRFYLDVKQSSRGRFLKIAEVWIGRGRQDNIRKSKLTLSLSVAAELKDCLGDFIEHYAHLGLKGHRHEHSNGKEQHPRRRQQHPPPSPPVSVGSEEHPHSVLKTEYIERDNRKYYLDLKENQRGRFLRIRQTMSRGPGMMGYFGHSLGQEQTIVLPAQGMIEFRDALVQLIEEYGEGDIEDRRGGGDEPPELPEGTSFRVDNKRFYFDAGSNRSLVIT; from the exons atggaaagagggagaggaggaggaggaaggaaccTGGGAGGCTCTGGCCTGCACAGGAGCATTTATTCCCAGTCCCAGCAGCAGTACCATTACCCGGCCTCCTCCCAGGGGAGCTGCATGGAGATCCAGGAGCTGGCCTCCAAGAGGGTGGACATCCAGAAAAAGCGATTTTATCTGGATGTGAAACAGAGCTCCCGAGGCCGCTTCCTGAAGATCGCCGAGGTCTGGATAGGAAGAGGCAGGCAGGACAACATCAGGAAAAGCAAGCTGACCCTCTCCTTGTCCGTGGCCGCCGAGCTGAAGGACTGCTTGGGGGACTTCATCGAGCACTACGCCCACCTGGGCCTGAAAGGTCACCGGCACGAGCACAGCAATGGCAAAGAGCAGCATCCCCGGAGGCGACAGCAGCACCCGCCACCGTCGCCTCCGGTGTCTGTCGGCTCCGAAGAGCACCCTCACAGCGTCCTCAAAACGGAGTACATCGAGAGGGACAACAGGAAGTATTACCTGGACCTGAAGGAGAACCAGCGGGGCCGCTTCTTGCGGATTAGACAAACCATGAGTAGGGGACCTGGCATGATGGGGTATTTTGGCCACAGCTTGGGACAGGAGCAGACGATCGTCCTTCCAGCGCAAGGGATGATTGAGTTCAGGGATGCTTTGGTCCAGCTGATCGAAGAGTACGGCGAGGGGGATATAGAGGATCGGCGGGGGGGAGGTGATGAGCCGCCGGAGCTCCCCGAGGGCACCTCCTTCCGAGTGGACAACAAGCGCTTCTACTTCGACGCGGGATCCAACAG GAGTCTGGTTATCACGTGA